One genomic segment of Humidesulfovibrio mexicanus includes these proteins:
- a CDS encoding DUF3320 domain-containing protein — protein MPEALDLELIHDPTVNYALQQNDVPVIKQLRLTNSGGECLKDVLVRVEVEPDFASTWEGRVTSLEPGASYAFGHVPLQLSPKFLAELTERVAGTITVSVSASGQELKQETARIDVLAYDEWSGLRSLPEVLAAFVTPNHPVVEGILADAAGILSGWERGASLCAYQTKKKQDALRQGGAIYEAIRRRGLKYISPPASFEQAGQKVRLAERILENGLGTCLDLALFLASCFEQAGLHPLVVFTKGHAFAGFWLVEETFPDVVGDDVLRLRKRAELAEICLVEATTLTSAPPNDFNLAVQLGKAKLESEQDFVCVVDVARCRKAAIRPLPLRGTLGGAERANSGQAADGAALPPDLSLVEGAVRPDTQPEEQPETPATRLDRWKRKLLDLSLRNKLLNFKFTNKAVKILCPDIATLEDALADGDKFEVLANPNEFAEDDPRSAEVFRRRTGDDARKVVLQEEFKARRLRAEAGRDRLSRQMLEIYREATLQMEEGGASTLYLALGFLAWYETPASQKRLLAPLILVPVEVMRGSALEGFRLRKRDDEARINTTLLELLSKDFQLTLPSMDPVPQDDHGVDVPFILSTFREAVKKIDRWEIVENACLGFFSFAKFLMWRDLEERTEELLKNSIVSHLVNTPDLPFPDSGGFPDADRLDHSHSPTETFCPVLTDSSQLAAVYAAAEGKSFVLHGPPGTGKSQTITNLIAHCLACGKSVLFVSEKMAALTVVRDRLAQCGLGNFCLELHSNKSSKQEVIKQLGQSLTGPSTFDSEHWRREAERLAALRAELNEYVQALHKVQGSGETAFQGLSKLIGLTDVLHVALSWSSPEAIDQPLLERLNQASRQLALTSGAIGTPAGHPWEGVACEDWSPVVQREVQEALESVPVVVGELERSANALLPLLGIGQLQPARLNEYEELGQSLTAQPRPPAPLLEAADWPTLRSEIDELVRKSRRRKALWESLGAAFTPELIALDLDALAALHLAAKASWGLGRWFKNRAIAKTLRPVSKSGQAPATDRYESILAQARELRELESQWKAVSDAGARILGSAWAEGQITDAELETLSTRATALRAKAVKAANLSGRGVAGIQRIWAATLWNDYDRLCAGVEAYSSARKGFRQAVERLDGLLGFGKGVSLASASGEALSLERIVSRAALLTEHLGKFRLWCQWRKARHEALDIGLKPLVLALEQGRITPEQAEPVFQRGYYQWWVESVVHAEPVLRNFFSTGFEDKIRQFRDTDERYTKLTQAEIHARLSARVPIAGAAANSESEMGVLSGQLRRQRSHMSIRALVQKIPNLLPRLKPCLLMSPMSIAQYMDAGQTPFDLVVFDEASQIPVWDAVGAIARGRQAIIVGDPKQLPPTSFFQREDDEIDMDDEIVADQESILDECLAARLPQLHLRWHYRSRNEGLIAFSNHHYYDNSLLTFPSPHLEQGVSFRHVPGVYDKSKSRTNRIEAEALVSEMVRRLLDPVLSSVSIGVVTFSQAQRDLIADLLEVERRNHPEIERFFDPENPDRVFIKNLENVQGDERDAIFFSVGYGPDAAGKVSMSFGPLNRDGGERRLNVAVTRARKEVVLFSSLKPEQIDLARTRARGVQDLKCYMEYAERGMAAIREAISRDPSADFDSPFEQQVCEALRAKGHTVHAQVGCSGYRIDLAVVDPECPDRYLLGIECDGANYHRSRNARDRDRLREMVLRGLGWEIARIWSTDWWQNAQAALAKVEAAIEEALRRRAEKQEEPEACPPPAFVVPEACAQQFASAPAAGQAMRPTPDESLEKYRPSFAPLVFGTQEEYYQPQSTPQIRQALLEVMEREAPMSLTLLTRRVAARWGFTKATEKCKERVLGVAKNTSDVLVRRGKDETFLWERQTPPDAYTGFRIPGGSEESQRDPGEIPPEEIANAARHVLRQHISASRDVLEQETARLLGFRRVTQNVRAHMQKGVTLLALAGDIERDGENLVLK, from the coding sequence ATGCCGGAAGCGCTTGACCTTGAACTCATCCACGACCCCACGGTCAACTATGCCCTCCAGCAGAATGACGTCCCGGTCATCAAGCAGCTCCGCCTGACCAATTCTGGCGGCGAGTGCCTGAAGGATGTGCTGGTCCGCGTTGAGGTCGAGCCTGACTTCGCGAGCACGTGGGAGGGGCGCGTCACCAGCCTGGAGCCGGGGGCCTCATATGCCTTCGGCCATGTTCCCTTGCAACTTTCGCCCAAGTTCCTGGCGGAACTCACCGAGCGCGTGGCCGGAACCATCACTGTGTCTGTCAGCGCCTCCGGCCAGGAGTTGAAGCAAGAGACGGCGCGCATCGACGTGCTGGCCTACGACGAATGGAGTGGCCTGCGCTCCCTGCCCGAGGTGCTGGCGGCCTTTGTCACCCCGAATCACCCGGTGGTGGAGGGCATTCTGGCCGACGCCGCCGGCATTCTTTCCGGCTGGGAGCGCGGGGCCTCGCTCTGCGCCTACCAGACGAAGAAAAAGCAGGACGCGCTCCGGCAGGGCGGCGCCATCTACGAGGCCATCCGCCGGCGTGGGCTCAAATACATCTCGCCGCCGGCCAGCTTCGAGCAGGCCGGGCAGAAGGTGCGCCTGGCCGAGCGCATCCTGGAGAACGGCCTGGGCACCTGCCTGGACCTTGCCCTGTTCCTGGCCTCCTGTTTCGAGCAGGCCGGGCTCCATCCCCTCGTGGTCTTCACCAAGGGGCACGCCTTCGCCGGGTTCTGGCTGGTGGAGGAGACCTTCCCCGATGTGGTGGGCGATGATGTGCTGCGGCTGCGCAAGCGCGCCGAGCTTGCTGAGATCTGCCTTGTGGAGGCGACAACGCTCACTTCCGCGCCGCCAAACGACTTCAATCTCGCCGTGCAGTTGGGCAAGGCCAAACTTGAGAGCGAGCAGGACTTCGTCTGCGTGGTGGATGTGGCAAGGTGCCGCAAGGCCGCCATCCGTCCTCTGCCGCTGCGGGGCACACTTGGCGGGGCGGAGCGCGCAAATTCCGGGCAGGCGGCAGACGGGGCGGCTTTACCCCCCGACCTCTCGCTGGTGGAAGGGGCGGTGCGGCCCGACACTCAACCAGAGGAGCAACCAGAGACCCCGGCCACGCGCCTGGACCGCTGGAAGCGAAAGCTGCTCGACCTTTCGCTCCGCAACAAGCTGCTGAACTTCAAGTTCACCAACAAGGCCGTGAAAATCCTCTGCCCGGACATCGCCACACTGGAGGACGCGCTCGCCGATGGCGACAAATTCGAGGTTCTGGCCAACCCGAACGAATTCGCCGAGGACGATCCGCGCAGCGCCGAGGTGTTCCGCCGCAGAACGGGCGACGACGCCCGCAAGGTGGTGCTGCAGGAAGAATTCAAGGCCAGACGCCTGCGCGCCGAGGCCGGACGCGACAGGCTGTCGCGCCAGATGCTGGAGATCTATCGCGAAGCCACCCTGCAAATGGAAGAAGGCGGGGCCAGCACCCTGTACCTCGCCCTGGGCTTTCTGGCCTGGTACGAGACCCCGGCCAGCCAAAAGCGCCTGCTCGCGCCGCTCATTCTTGTACCCGTGGAGGTCATGCGCGGTTCGGCCCTGGAGGGCTTCCGCCTGCGCAAGCGCGACGACGAGGCCCGCATCAACACCACCCTGCTGGAGCTTCTGTCCAAGGACTTCCAGCTCACCCTGCCCAGCATGGACCCCGTGCCCCAGGACGACCACGGCGTTGACGTGCCGTTCATCCTGAGCACCTTCCGCGAGGCCGTAAAGAAGATCGACCGCTGGGAGATTGTGGAAAACGCCTGCCTGGGCTTCTTCTCCTTCGCCAAGTTCCTTATGTGGCGGGACCTTGAGGAACGCACCGAGGAGCTGCTTAAAAATTCCATCGTGTCCCACCTAGTCAACACGCCGGACCTGCCCTTCCCGGACTCCGGGGGCTTCCCCGACGCCGACCGGCTGGACCACTCCCACTCGCCCACGGAAACCTTCTGCCCGGTGCTGACCGACTCCTCGCAGTTGGCGGCTGTGTACGCCGCCGCAGAAGGCAAGAGCTTCGTGCTGCATGGACCTCCGGGCACAGGCAAATCCCAGACCATCACCAACCTCATCGCCCACTGCCTGGCCTGCGGAAAATCCGTGCTCTTCGTTTCGGAAAAGATGGCCGCACTCACAGTGGTGCGCGACCGCCTGGCCCAGTGCGGACTGGGGAATTTCTGCCTGGAACTGCACTCGAACAAAAGCAGCAAGCAGGAGGTCATCAAGCAGCTCGGCCAATCCCTCACCGGCCCGTCCACCTTCGATTCCGAGCACTGGCGGCGCGAAGCCGAGCGTCTGGCCGCCCTGCGCGCGGAGTTGAACGAGTATGTTCAGGCTCTGCACAAGGTCCAGGGCTCCGGCGAAACCGCCTTCCAAGGCCTGTCCAAGCTCATCGGACTTACGGACGTGCTGCATGTGGCCCTGTCCTGGTCCTCGCCGGAGGCCATCGACCAGCCTCTTCTTGAGCGCCTGAATCAAGCCTCCCGTCAATTGGCACTCACCTCAGGCGCCATCGGGACCCCTGCCGGACATCCCTGGGAGGGCGTCGCCTGCGAGGACTGGAGCCCGGTGGTACAGCGTGAGGTCCAGGAGGCCTTGGAGAGCGTACCCGTGGTTGTGGGCGAGCTTGAACGTTCGGCGAACGCGCTGCTGCCGCTGCTCGGCATCGGGCAGCTCCAGCCCGCCCGCCTCAACGAATACGAGGAGCTGGGCCAAAGCCTGACGGCACAGCCGCGTCCGCCAGCCCCCTTGCTCGAAGCCGCCGACTGGCCCACGCTGCGCTCGGAGATCGACGAACTGGTGCGCAAGAGCCGCCGTCGCAAGGCATTGTGGGAGTCCCTCGGCGCGGCATTCACGCCGGAGCTCATCGCCCTCGACCTGGACGCCTTGGCCGCGCTGCACTTGGCCGCCAAGGCCAGCTGGGGCCTGGGACGTTGGTTCAAGAACAGGGCCATCGCCAAGACGCTGCGTCCCGTGTCCAAGAGCGGGCAAGCGCCAGCCACGGACCGCTATGAGTCCATCCTGGCCCAGGCCCGCGAGTTGCGTGAGTTGGAAAGCCAGTGGAAGGCCGTATCCGATGCCGGTGCCCGCATCCTTGGCTCTGCCTGGGCCGAGGGTCAGATCACGGACGCGGAGCTGGAAACGCTCTCGACGCGGGCCACGGCACTCCGGGCCAAGGCCGTCAAGGCCGCCAACCTGTCCGGGCGCGGCGTAGCGGGCATTCAGCGCATCTGGGCCGCCACGCTGTGGAACGACTATGACCGTCTCTGCGCAGGTGTCGAAGCATACTCTTCCGCCCGCAAGGGTTTCCGCCAGGCCGTGGAGCGCTTGGACGGGTTGCTGGGCTTCGGCAAGGGCGTCTCCCTCGCCTCCGCCTCGGGCGAGGCGTTGTCCCTGGAACGCATCGTCAGCCGGGCTGCCTTGCTGACCGAACACCTCGGCAAATTCCGTCTCTGGTGCCAGTGGCGCAAGGCCCGCCACGAGGCCCTGGATATTGGTCTGAAGCCCTTGGTGCTGGCCTTGGAGCAGGGACGCATCACGCCGGAACAGGCCGAGCCCGTGTTCCAGCGCGGTTACTACCAGTGGTGGGTAGAAAGCGTCGTCCACGCCGAGCCCGTGCTGCGCAATTTCTTCAGCACCGGCTTCGAGGACAAGATCCGGCAGTTCCGCGACACGGACGAGCGCTACACCAAGCTGACGCAGGCCGAAATCCATGCGCGCCTGTCCGCCCGTGTGCCCATCGCCGGGGCAGCGGCTAACAGCGAGTCAGAAATGGGCGTCCTGAGCGGTCAGCTTCGGCGGCAGCGCAGCCACATGTCCATTCGCGCCCTGGTGCAGAAGATTCCCAACCTCCTGCCCCGGCTCAAGCCCTGCCTGCTCATGAGCCCCATGTCCATCGCCCAGTACATGGACGCCGGGCAGACCCCCTTCGACCTCGTGGTCTTTGACGAGGCCTCACAGATTCCCGTGTGGGACGCCGTGGGCGCCATCGCACGCGGACGACAGGCCATCATCGTGGGCGACCCCAAGCAGCTGCCACCCACGAGCTTCTTCCAGCGCGAGGATGACGAGATCGACATGGATGACGAAATCGTGGCGGACCAGGAGAGCATCCTGGACGAATGCCTCGCGGCCAGACTGCCGCAATTGCACCTGCGTTGGCACTACCGTAGCCGCAACGAGGGACTCATCGCCTTCAGCAACCACCACTACTACGACAACAGCCTACTGACGTTCCCCTCTCCGCACCTGGAGCAGGGCGTGAGCTTCCGCCACGTGCCGGGTGTCTACGACAAGTCCAAGTCCCGCACGAACCGCATAGAGGCCGAGGCGTTGGTAAGCGAGATGGTCCGGCGCCTGCTCGACCCCGTGCTTTCCTCGGTGAGCATCGGCGTGGTGACCTTCAGCCAGGCCCAGCGCGACCTCATCGCCGACCTGTTGGAAGTCGAGCGCAGGAACCACCCGGAGATTGAACGCTTCTTCGACCCCGAGAATCCGGATCGGGTGTTCATCAAGAACCTGGAGAACGTCCAGGGCGACGAGCGCGACGCCATCTTCTTCTCCGTGGGCTATGGCCCGGACGCCGCAGGCAAGGTGAGCATGAGCTTCGGTCCGCTCAACCGCGACGGTGGCGAGCGGCGGCTCAACGTGGCGGTGACCCGCGCACGCAAGGAAGTGGTCCTGTTCTCCTCGCTCAAGCCGGAGCAGATTGACCTGGCGCGCACACGGGCCAGGGGCGTGCAGGACTTGAAATGCTACATGGAATATGCGGAACGCGGCATGGCGGCGATCCGCGAGGCCATCTCCCGCGACCCCTCGGCAGACTTCGACTCGCCCTTTGAGCAGCAGGTCTGCGAAGCCCTGCGAGCCAAGGGGCACACGGTACATGCCCAGGTGGGCTGCTCCGGCTACCGCATCGACTTGGCCGTGGTGGACCCGGAGTGTCCGGACCGCTATCTCCTGGGCATTGAATGCGACGGGGCCAATTACCACCGCTCACGCAACGCCCGCGACCGCGACAGGTTGCGGGAAATGGTGCTGCGCGGGCTGGGCTGGGAGATCGCCCGCATCTGGTCCACGGACTGGTGGCAGAACGCGCAGGCCGCCCTGGCCAAGGTGGAGGCTGCAATAGAGGAGGCGCTGCGCCGCCGGGCGGAAAAGCAGGAGGAGCCTGAGGCGTGTCCCCCCCCGGCCTTCGTTGTGCCCGAGGCTTGCGCACAGCAGTTCGCCAGCGCTCCGGCCGCGGGACAGGCCATGAGGCCGACTCCAGACGAGAGCCTAGAGAAATACAGGCCCAGCTTTGCGCCCCTCGTCTTCGGCACCCAGGAGGAATACTACCAGCCCCAGAGCACACCGCAGATTCGGCAGGCCCTGCTGGAGGTCATGGAGCGCGAGGCGCCCATGAGCCTGACGTTGCTCACGCGGCGCGTCGCCGCGCGCTGGGGCTTCACCAAAGCAACGGAGAAGTGCAAGGAGCGGGTGCTCGGCGTGGCCAAGAACACGAGCGATGTCCTGGTTCGCCGTGGCAAGGACGAAACATTCCTTTGGGAGAGACAGACCCCTCCTGATGCCTACACGGGATTCAGGATTCCGGGAGGCAGCGAGGAGAGCCAGCGCGACCCCGGCGAGATTCCGCCGGAGGAGATCGCCAACGCCGCCCGCCACGTGCTTCGTCAGCACATCTCGGCCTCGCGCGATGTCCTGGAGCAGGAAACCGCCCGCCTTCTGGGCTTCAGACGCGTGACGCAGAATGTCCGCGCGCACATGCAGAAGGGCGTGACTCTGCTGGCGCTGGCTGGCGACATAGAAAGGGATGGAGAAAACTTGGTGTTGAAATAG